In one window of Vulpes vulpes isolate BD-2025 chromosome 1, VulVul3, whole genome shotgun sequence DNA:
- the FAAP24 gene encoding Fanconi anemia core complex-associated protein 24 isoform X2 produces MSPKPIWWQEMATGRNLFGLGINLQGIVIVEKTQMSEQYYSAIQKFTVLDLGMVLLPVASQMEASCLIIQLVQEQTKEPSKNPFLSKKRAPIPELSLLRTVQQIPGVGKVKALLLLQKFPSIQQLSNASLRELEPVVGPAVAQHIQAFFMQPR; encoded by the exons ATGTCACCGAAGCCGATCTGGTGGCAGGAAATGGCTACAGGAAGAAACTTGTTCGGGTTAGGAAT TAATCTCCAAGGGATTGTAATTGTTGAGAAGACGCAGATGAGTGAACAGTACTACTCGGCCATACAGAAGTTCACCGTGCTGGACCTTGGGATGGTGTTGCTTCCAGTGGCCAGCCAGATGGAAGCGTCCTGCCTTATTATCCAGTTG GTTCAAGAACAAACCAAAGAGCCCAGTAAGAACCCTTTCCTCAGTAAGAAACGGGCTCCGATCCCTGAGCTATCCCTCCTTCGAACTGTGCAACAGATCCCAGGAGTTGGAAAAGTTAAAGCTCTCCTTCTGCTTCAGAAGTTCCCAAGTATCCAGCAACTAAGTAATGCTTCCCTCCGAGAGCTGGAGCCAGTTGTGGGACCAGCAGTGGCACAGCACATTCAAGCGTTCTTCATGCAGCCCAGGTGA
- the FAAP24 gene encoding Fanconi anemia core complex-associated protein 24 isoform X3 yields the protein MSEQYYSAIQKFTVLDLGMVLLPVASQMEASCLIIQLVQEQTKEPSKNPFLSKKRAPIPELSLLRTVQQIPGVGKVKALLLLQKFPSIQQLSNASLRELEPVVGPAVAQHIQAFFMQPR from the exons ATGAGTGAACAGTACTACTCGGCCATACAGAAGTTCACCGTGCTGGACCTTGGGATGGTGTTGCTTCCAGTGGCCAGCCAGATGGAAGCGTCCTGCCTTATTATCCAGTTG GTTCAAGAACAAACCAAAGAGCCCAGTAAGAACCCTTTCCTCAGTAAGAAACGGGCTCCGATCCCTGAGCTATCCCTCCTTCGAACTGTGCAACAGATCCCAGGAGTTGGAAAAGTTAAAGCTCTCCTTCTGCTTCAGAAGTTCCCAAGTATCCAGCAACTAAGTAATGCTTCCCTCCGAGAGCTGGAGCCAGTTGTGGGACCAGCAGTGGCACAGCACATTCAAGCGTTCTTCATGCAGCCCAGGTGA
- the FAAP24 gene encoding Fanconi anemia core complex-associated protein 24 isoform X1: MARNPAGGTGPMHVPIGQVVANDRWRGSQLVQGMQGKVKIVFEDGLTPVDFYLSSRSCILYVTEADLVAGNGYRKKLVRVRNSSNLQGIVIVEKTQMSEQYYSAIQKFTVLDLGMVLLPVASQMEASCLIIQLVQEQTKEPSKNPFLSKKRAPIPELSLLRTVQQIPGVGKVKALLLLQKFPSIQQLSNASLRELEPVVGPAVAQHIQAFFMQPR, from the exons ATGGCCAGGAACCCCGCTGGGGGCACGGGCCCCATGCACGTGCCTATTGGGCAGGTGGTGGCCAACGACAGGTGGCGCGGGTCGCAGCTGGTGCAGGGGATGCAAG GGAAAGTCAAAATCGTTTTTGAGGATGGCCTGACGCCGGTGGATTTTTATTTGTCCAGCAGATCTTGCATTCTCTATGTCACCGAAGCCGATCTGGTGGCAGGAAATGGCTACAGGAAGAAACTTGTTCGGGTTAGGAAT TCCAGTAATCTCCAAGGGATTGTAATTGTTGAGAAGACGCAGATGAGTGAACAGTACTACTCGGCCATACAGAAGTTCACCGTGCTGGACCTTGGGATGGTGTTGCTTCCAGTGGCCAGCCAGATGGAAGCGTCCTGCCTTATTATCCAGTTG GTTCAAGAACAAACCAAAGAGCCCAGTAAGAACCCTTTCCTCAGTAAGAAACGGGCTCCGATCCCTGAGCTATCCCTCCTTCGAACTGTGCAACAGATCCCAGGAGTTGGAAAAGTTAAAGCTCTCCTTCTGCTTCAGAAGTTCCCAAGTATCCAGCAACTAAGTAATGCTTCCCTCCGAGAGCTGGAGCCAGTTGTGGGACCAGCAGTGGCACAGCACATTCAAGCGTTCTTCATGCAGCCCAGGTGA